In a genomic window of Cytobacillus sp. FSL H8-0458:
- a CDS encoding LTA synthase family protein — translation MRKLFKSPDKLAKSSLAVFFLTVILFWLKTYVAYRIEFNLGINNDIQRFLLFLNPLSSTLVFLGFALLFKGKWQSGMLIGLNLFLSFLLYANVVYYRFFNDFITVPVLMQAKVNGGQLGDSALSLMSPWDIFYFTDTLLLLFLAVRKWYNPGKKISRKPALAVMAAGIIVFFINLEMAENDRPELLTRSFDRNYLVKYLGAYNFTIYDIVQNAKSASQRALADTNDVIEVENYVKAKYAHPNPDYFGKAKGMNVIYVSMESLQTFIIDYKLNGKEVTPFLNSLAHSGKTFYFDNIVNQTGQGKTSDAEFIMDTSLYPMSQGAVYVTKAQNTFHGTPAILKPHGYTSATFHGNYKTFWNRNEMYKTMGYDKFFDAEYYDMNDENTKNYGLKDKPFFKESMPMLTSLPQPFYTKFITLSNHFPFKMDEWDTDFSAGETDNDVVNHYFQSANYMDQALKQFFNDLKDSGLYDHTVVVLYGDHYGISENHNEAMAEVIGKEITPFEYAKLQRVPVFIHVPGVDGGIVHNVGGQVDVRPTLLHLLGIDTKNHLEMGSDLLSTKHREVVPFRNGNFISPEYTQIEETCYYTESGEIAEANACKSLSDQAKKELEMSDNIVYKDLLRFYKPEGFVPVNRNDYSYVKKELPFKEERNGPGIQK, via the coding sequence ATGAGAAAGTTATTCAAATCGCCTGACAAATTGGCTAAAAGCAGCCTTGCTGTATTTTTTCTGACTGTTATCCTTTTTTGGCTAAAAACGTATGTAGCCTATCGCATTGAATTTAATTTAGGGATTAATAATGACATACAGCGATTTCTTCTGTTTTTGAATCCGTTAAGTTCTACACTGGTATTCCTGGGATTTGCTTTGTTATTTAAAGGGAAATGGCAATCCGGCATGCTAATTGGCTTGAATTTATTCTTATCCTTCCTGCTTTATGCAAATGTTGTTTATTATCGATTCTTTAACGATTTTATTACAGTTCCTGTTCTCATGCAGGCAAAAGTAAATGGGGGGCAGCTGGGAGACAGCGCACTGTCGTTAATGTCTCCTTGGGATATTTTTTATTTTACAGACACACTGCTGCTTCTTTTCCTAGCAGTAAGGAAGTGGTACAATCCTGGAAAGAAAATTAGTCGTAAACCAGCCTTGGCTGTTATGGCTGCAGGGATCATTGTATTCTTCATCAATCTTGAAATGGCCGAGAATGACCGCCCTGAACTGCTTACACGTTCCTTCGACCGAAATTATTTGGTGAAATACCTTGGAGCATACAATTTCACGATTTATGATATTGTGCAAAATGCGAAGTCTGCAAGCCAGAGAGCTCTTGCGGATACTAACGATGTGATTGAAGTGGAGAACTATGTTAAAGCAAAATATGCACATCCAAACCCTGATTACTTCGGAAAAGCCAAGGGCATGAATGTTATTTATGTGTCCATGGAATCACTTCAGACTTTTATTATAGACTACAAGCTGAATGGAAAAGAAGTTACCCCTTTCCTGAACTCACTGGCACATAGCGGCAAGACATTTTATTTTGATAATATAGTCAACCAAACCGGACAGGGAAAGACTTCCGATGCTGAGTTCATCATGGATACTTCATTATATCCCATGTCACAGGGAGCCGTTTATGTAACAAAAGCTCAAAATACATTCCATGGCACACCTGCTATTTTAAAACCGCATGGTTATACTTCAGCAACTTTCCATGGAAACTACAAAACATTCTGGAACCGTAACGAAATGTATAAAACCATGGGCTATGATAAATTTTTTGATGCCGAGTATTACGATATGAACGATGAAAACACGAAAAACTATGGATTAAAAGATAAGCCGTTTTTTAAGGAATCCATGCCAATGCTGACCAGTCTTCCGCAGCCATTTTATACAAAATTCATTACTCTTTCTAACCACTTCCCTTTTAAGATGGACGAGTGGGATACTGATTTTTCTGCTGGCGAAACAGATAATGATGTGGTAAATCACTACTTCCAGTCGGCGAATTATATGGACCAGGCACTTAAGCAGTTTTTTAACGATTTAAAGGATTCTGGACTGTATGATCATACAGTAGTTGTCCTGTATGGAGATCATTACGGAATTTCTGAAAACCATAATGAGGCAATGGCAGAGGTGATCGGAAAAGAAATTACTCCGTTCGAATATGCCAAGCTCCAAAGAGTGCCAGTATTCATACATGTACCTGGAGTAGATGGCGGCATTGTCCATAATGTCGGCGGACAGGTAGATGTGCGTCCGACTTTACTTCACCTGCTGGGCATTGATACGAAAAACCACCTTGAAATGGGATCAGATCTGTTATCGACAAAACACCGTGAAGTTGTCCCTTTCCGAAACGGCAACTTTATTTCACCGGAATATACCCAAATTGAAGAAACCTGCTATTATACGGAATCCGGCGAAATAGCTGAGGCTAATGCATGTAAGTCACTTTCCGATCAGGCGAAAAAAGAGCTGGAAATGTCGGACAACATTGTTTACAAGGACCTGCTGCGCTTTTATAAGCCGGAAGGATTTGTTCCAGTCAACCGAAATGATTACTCATATGTAAAGAAAGAGCTGCCATTTAAGGAGGAAAGAAATGGGCCGGGTATACAAAAGTAA
- a CDS encoding YczE/YyaS/YitT family protein, producing MFKRVKLKLNKLDWRVFMKERLLFFVIGMLILTMGVALIIRSNLGASAWDALAVGESQMFNLTVGTFVFINGIVLIFINAFLMKRKPEVLAAISILIIGALIDFWLLIIFGDLSPQTLAGQSIILLLGILSMGMGVAIYLQAKFPASPMDTLMVAIHTRFGLNLRNSRIISESFALLLAFLFRGAIGVGTIVVTLTLGLVVQFFYPVFERALGKMQAPKGPVITK from the coding sequence ATGTTCAAAAGGGTCAAGCTAAAATTAAACAAGTTGGATTGGAGAGTCTTCATGAAAGAACGTCTATTATTTTTTGTTATTGGGATGCTGATCCTGACAATGGGTGTAGCCCTGATTATCAGGTCAAACCTCGGAGCTTCTGCATGGGATGCCCTGGCTGTTGGTGAATCGCAAATGTTTAACTTAACAGTTGGCACCTTTGTTTTTATAAATGGAATCGTGCTCATTTTTATAAATGCCTTTCTAATGAAAAGAAAGCCCGAAGTCCTTGCAGCCATTTCCATATTGATTATTGGCGCACTGATTGACTTTTGGCTTCTCATTATTTTTGGTGACCTTTCGCCGCAGACACTGGCAGGGCAATCAATCATATTGCTCCTTGGAATCCTTTCGATGGGAATGGGAGTTGCCATCTATCTTCAGGCTAAATTTCCGGCAAGTCCTATGGATACATTAATGGTAGCTATTCACACAAGATTCGGATTAAATTTAAGAAATTCAAGGATCATCAGCGAAAGCTTTGCTTTGCTGCTTGCCTTTTTATTCAGAGGGGCAATCGGAGTAGGCACAATCGTGGTAACATTGACACTTGGACTTGTTGTACAATTCTTTTACCCGGTTTTCGAAAGAGCGCTCGGAAAAATGCAGGCCCCGAAAGGTCCTGTCATCACTAAATAA
- a CDS encoding ATP-dependent DNA helicase: MDNKIKISVRSLVEYVYKSGSIETGFRSAVSLSEGTRIHQRIQKLYGEEDQKEVYLQTALTVNNLDFQIEGRCDGLIIKNGELIIDEIKSISLPLSEIDKFAYPIHWAQAKCYAFMYAKDHNTPEMTVQLTYVQAKTDEVKKFQQTYSFCELEEFILHLLESYSPYAKLRVRHQKELIRSLQELTFPFPAYRNGQKKFAGAVYKTIAEGKSLFANAPTGIGKTISTLFPALKAIGEGHIQRIIYTTAKTITRQAAEGAISLMRDNGLNLKSVTITAKDKICFKEETHCQKDSCEFANGYYDRINNALLDLLTNENLITRTTIEKYAMKHKVCPFEFSLDAAYAADTIIGDYNYIFDPKVSLKRLLEEEKKKTSLLIDEAHNLADRGREMYSSTLEKSAFLQLSRSFKGKDEGIQKSAKQVNGIFIALKKKCGENQEIAEKDPPEELFEVLEEFVQNAEEYLGQNRNNTDEELLEVFFAAQNFIRIGKLYDERFVTYIQKQRNDLIIKLFCLDPSNLLYKARKGYKSAIFFSATLMPLNYYLDMLGFQEEDFILSVPSPFSKDQAKVYIQPLSTRYRDREGSIGPIVSTIKDMLKEQKGNYLIFFPSYQYMENVYQRLLDEELPVHTIIQKTGMDEGEREAFLDEFKSNPSGTLLGFAVMGGIFSEGIDLQGDRLNGVFVVGVGLPKLGFERNIMKAYFHQQGKNGYDYAYTYPGMNKVLQAGGRLIRSEDDTGTIVLMDDRYVQAKYQALLPEEWKDFKVLRR, encoded by the coding sequence ATGGATAATAAGATAAAAATTTCTGTAAGATCACTTGTTGAATATGTTTATAAAAGCGGCAGCATTGAAACTGGCTTCCGTTCTGCAGTATCGCTTTCAGAAGGAACAAGAATTCATCAGAGAATTCAAAAGCTGTATGGCGAAGAAGATCAAAAAGAAGTGTATCTGCAAACAGCATTAACCGTCAATAATCTCGATTTTCAGATCGAAGGAAGATGTGACGGTCTTATCATCAAAAATGGCGAACTGATTATTGATGAAATTAAGTCTATATCTCTTCCTCTATCTGAAATTGATAAATTTGCATATCCAATTCATTGGGCTCAGGCTAAGTGCTATGCTTTCATGTATGCGAAAGACCATAATACTCCAGAAATGACAGTTCAATTAACATATGTACAAGCTAAAACAGATGAAGTGAAAAAGTTTCAGCAAACCTATTCTTTTTGTGAACTGGAAGAATTTATTTTGCATCTTCTCGAATCTTATTCTCCTTACGCAAAATTAAGGGTTCGGCATCAAAAGGAGTTAATAAGAAGTCTTCAAGAGCTGACTTTTCCTTTTCCAGCTTACCGAAATGGCCAGAAGAAGTTTGCAGGAGCGGTATACAAAACTATTGCCGAAGGGAAAAGCCTATTTGCAAACGCACCTACTGGAATAGGGAAAACAATCTCTACCCTTTTTCCGGCATTAAAAGCCATTGGGGAAGGACATATTCAGAGGATCATCTATACCACGGCCAAAACCATTACCCGTCAGGCTGCAGAAGGGGCCATTAGCCTGATGAGGGATAATGGATTGAATCTTAAATCAGTCACAATCACGGCCAAGGACAAAATTTGCTTTAAGGAAGAAACCCATTGTCAAAAAGACAGCTGTGAGTTTGCCAATGGGTATTACGACAGGATTAATAATGCATTACTTGACCTCCTGACAAATGAGAACTTGATAACCAGAACGACAATTGAAAAATATGCGATGAAGCATAAAGTCTGCCCCTTTGAGTTTTCATTGGATGCTGCATATGCAGCTGACACCATTATTGGTGATTATAATTATATTTTCGATCCAAAGGTCTCGCTTAAACGATTGCTGGAAGAGGAGAAAAAGAAAACGTCGCTTCTGATCGATGAAGCACATAACCTTGCGGACCGCGGAAGGGAAATGTATTCAAGCACGCTTGAGAAATCAGCCTTTCTCCAATTGAGCAGAAGCTTTAAGGGTAAGGATGAAGGGATTCAAAAAAGTGCAAAACAGGTTAATGGAATTTTTATTGCCTTAAAAAAGAAATGTGGTGAAAATCAGGAAATCGCAGAAAAAGATCCCCCTGAAGAACTTTTTGAAGTTCTTGAGGAATTTGTTCAAAATGCCGAAGAATATCTGGGGCAAAACAGAAACAATACAGATGAAGAATTATTGGAAGTATTCTTTGCTGCCCAGAACTTCATCAGAATAGGAAAACTATATGACGAAAGGTTTGTAACGTATATTCAAAAACAGAGAAATGACCTGATCATCAAGCTGTTTTGCCTGGATCCATCTAATCTTCTGTACAAGGCCAGAAAAGGATATAAGTCAGCTATCTTTTTTTCAGCTACCTTAATGCCTCTTAATTATTATTTGGACATGCTTGGCTTTCAAGAAGAAGATTTTATTTTATCTGTTCCTTCCCCTTTCTCAAAAGATCAGGCTAAGGTGTACATACAGCCGCTTTCCACAAGATATCGCGACCGGGAAGGATCGATCGGACCGATCGTCAGCACTATTAAGGACATGTTAAAGGAACAAAAGGGGAATTACTTGATTTTCTTTCCATCCTATCAATATATGGAGAATGTCTATCAACGGTTACTCGATGAGGAGCTGCCGGTACATACAATCATTCAAAAGACTGGAATGGATGAAGGGGAAAGGGAGGCGTTTCTCGATGAGTTTAAGTCAAATCCTTCTGGAACCCTGTTGGGGTTCGCTGTCATGGGCGGAATTTTTTCAGAGGGAATTGATTTGCAGGGAGATAGGCTGAACGGTGTATTCGTGGTGGGTGTAGGGCTTCCCAAGCTAGGATTTGAACGCAACATTATGAAAGCTTATTTTCATCAGCAAGGAAAAAACGGCTATGATTATGCCTATACTTATCCTGGAATGAACAAGGTTCTGCAGGCAGGGGGCAGATTGATCCGTTCTGAAGACGATACAGGAACGATTGTTTTAATGGATGACAGGTATGTGCAGGCAAAGTATCAGGCCCTGCTGCCAGAGGAATGGAAGGATTTTAAAGTATTAAGAAGGTAA
- a CDS encoding mechanosensitive ion channel family protein, whose product MQFFKNVTMQEILLFLLFAGVILAAKWAVNLLVKKRRGKSVQNDRIMQGVSSLVNWAAFYGIIILFLFYFSREKWLFYTLFTAGEVDVTLYLIIVAFLTVSLANRIVKIFTKYVLTSVYEFYGVDRGLGYSFNRMIYYTVMIAALAISLTTVGLDLTAAAAVLGVLGIGIGFGMRNIAGNFISGIIILFERPIEIGEVIEINSKIGKIESIRLRSTIVRTAKEGTLIVPNQYFIEQIIKNRTGSEMLAQVQISVVYGTDTEKVEKLLRDAVDMVIPKTEGVLTAPAPDIRFVDFRSKAMDFLIEVPVANFEAKQKFESRLRHVIAENFYQNGIELASAQQLPGE is encoded by the coding sequence ATGCAATTTTTTAAAAATGTAACCATGCAGGAAATACTGCTGTTTTTATTGTTTGCAGGAGTGATACTGGCTGCCAAATGGGCAGTTAACTTACTGGTGAAAAAGAGAAGGGGCAAGTCGGTTCAGAATGACCGAATCATGCAGGGAGTTTCTTCACTTGTGAACTGGGCTGCTTTTTATGGAATTATCATTCTTTTCCTTTTCTATTTTTCAAGGGAGAAATGGCTTTTTTATACCTTGTTCACAGCAGGGGAGGTAGATGTAACCCTATATTTAATAATTGTAGCGTTTTTGACAGTCTCGCTCGCAAATAGGATCGTAAAAATATTCACCAAATATGTATTAACATCTGTTTATGAATTCTATGGAGTTGACCGCGGGCTCGGCTATTCATTCAACAGAATGATCTATTATACCGTCATGATTGCAGCGCTCGCCATCAGTCTGACAACGGTTGGGCTTGATTTAACAGCAGCTGCTGCCGTACTGGGTGTCCTCGGTATTGGGATAGGGTTCGGCATGCGTAATATTGCCGGTAACTTTATTTCAGGCATTATCATCCTTTTTGAACGGCCGATTGAAATTGGGGAAGTGATTGAGATAAACAGCAAAATCGGTAAAATAGAAAGCATCCGTCTCAGATCCACAATCGTCCGCACAGCTAAAGAGGGAACCCTGATTGTGCCAAACCAATACTTTATCGAACAGATCATTAAAAACCGGACAGGCTCAGAAATGCTTGCCCAAGTTCAAATCAGCGTAGTGTACGGAACTGATACTGAAAAAGTTGAAAAGCTTCTGAGAGACGCAGTGGACATGGTTATCCCCAAAACAGAAGGGGTTTTAACCGCACCTGCACCTGATATCCGTTTTGTGGATTTTCGCAGCAAAGCCATGGACTTTCTGATAGAGGTCCCTGTTGCAAACTTTGAAGCCAAGCAGAAATTTGAAAGCCGGCTAAGGCATGTCATTGCAGAGAATTTTTATCAGAACGGAATTGAACTTGCCTCAGCACAGCAGCTGCCCGGTGAATGA
- a CDS encoding AI-2E family transporter: MWINKPFFKYAAGTIFVLIIIFLLGKIDYFLWPIRALIATIFFPVLIAGILYYILRPLVRLVSKAMPKTASILLIFAVVLGLGYLGFKLLGSTIGSQIAEISESLPAKMEDLSDETEKVVEENNMGMFSYDRVKNKVLNFLETLLSGAGENVMKVFSTITSIVTVIVVVPFILFYFLKDDHKLRPFLLKYLPDKHEEEGHRILGDIDKTLFSYVTGQFIVAVVDGVLMYAGYKIIGLDYALILAVFAMFLTVVPFLGPVLGIIPAVFIGLLQGPGMVLKIILVLISVQLLESNLVSPHVMGKRLNLHPLTVIIILMAAGSIYGFIGILIAIPIYSVIKVLVKDFRRFYRLRTRKSLLSEEI, encoded by the coding sequence ATGTGGATCAATAAACCATTTTTTAAATATGCAGCAGGGACCATATTCGTGTTAATCATCATTTTTCTCCTTGGGAAAATTGATTATTTCTTATGGCCGATCCGTGCCCTGATTGCAACTATTTTCTTCCCCGTCTTAATTGCCGGCATTCTTTACTATATTTTAAGACCTCTAGTCAGGCTGGTTTCAAAGGCTATGCCCAAAACAGCCAGCATTCTGCTTATTTTTGCAGTGGTACTGGGTTTAGGGTATTTAGGATTTAAGCTCCTCGGCTCTACAATTGGCAGCCAGATAGCTGAAATCAGCGAAAGCCTGCCTGCTAAAATGGAGGACTTATCGGATGAAACGGAGAAAGTTGTTGAAGAAAATAATATGGGCATGTTCTCCTATGATCGTGTCAAAAATAAAGTACTGAACTTCCTGGAAACACTTTTATCAGGGGCAGGAGAAAACGTAATGAAAGTTTTTTCTACCATTACAAGCATTGTCACTGTCATTGTTGTTGTACCTTTTATCCTTTTCTACTTCCTCAAGGATGACCATAAGCTCAGGCCTTTTCTCTTAAAATACCTTCCCGACAAACACGAGGAAGAAGGCCATCGGATTTTGGGGGATATAGACAAGACCTTATTTTCCTATGTAACCGGCCAGTTTATTGTGGCAGTCGTCGATGGCGTGTTAATGTATGCCGGGTATAAGATTATTGGATTGGATTATGCACTGATATTAGCTGTGTTTGCGATGTTCCTTACTGTGGTTCCTTTTCTAGGTCCTGTGCTCGGGATCATTCCTGCTGTATTCATCGGGTTATTGCAGGGACCGGGAATGGTATTAAAAATCATATTGGTACTGATTTCAGTTCAGCTTCTTGAAAGCAATCTCGTCTCTCCACATGTGATGGGTAAACGACTTAACCTCCACCCGCTTACAGTCATTATTATCTTAATGGCTGCAGGATCGATTTATGGTTTTATCGGAATCCTGATTGCTATACCTATTTATTCTGTCATAAAGGTTCTTGTAAAAGACTTCAGAAGGTTTTACCGATTAAGAACAAGGAAAAGCCTGCTATCCGAAGAGATTTAA
- a CDS encoding M42 family metallopeptidase, giving the protein MAYPNTKETISLLKEIVSIPSPSGNTNEVITYVEKFLSELNVETKRNRKGGVIATLPGKDENNHRMLTAHVDTLGAIVKEIKPSGRLKIDLIGGFKYNSIEGEYCEIETSSGNKFTGTILMHQTSVHVYKDAGKAERNQENMEIRLDEKVKSADDVRELGIGVGDFVSFDPRVQTTPAGFIKSRHLDDKASVAILLQLIKQLKADNTELPYTTHFLISNNEEIGYGGNSNITPETAEYLAVDMGAMGDGQSTDEYTVSICVKDASGPYHYELRKRLVQLAEENGIEYKLDIYPFYGSDASAAIRSGHDIVHGLIGPGIDSSHAFERTHEDSIENTAKLLYHYVQSEMII; this is encoded by the coding sequence ATGGCATACCCGAATACAAAAGAAACTATCAGCTTATTAAAAGAGATTGTTTCAATTCCAAGTCCTTCCGGAAATACAAATGAAGTAATTACATATGTAGAAAAGTTTTTGAGTGAGCTTAATGTGGAAACGAAGCGCAACCGGAAAGGAGGGGTTATTGCAACCCTTCCTGGAAAAGACGAAAACAATCACAGAATGCTGACTGCGCACGTTGATACCCTTGGCGCGATTGTTAAGGAAATCAAGCCAAGCGGACGGCTGAAAATTGATTTGATCGGCGGATTTAAATACAACTCGATTGAAGGCGAGTATTGTGAAATTGAAACATCATCAGGCAATAAATTCACCGGCACTATTTTGATGCATCAGACTTCTGTTCATGTCTATAAAGATGCCGGGAAAGCTGAAAGAAACCAGGAAAACATGGAAATCCGCCTTGATGAAAAAGTAAAAAGTGCTGACGATGTCCGTGAGCTGGGAATCGGGGTCGGAGACTTCGTATCCTTTGATCCGCGTGTGCAGACGACACCTGCAGGCTTCATTAAATCACGCCACCTTGACGATAAGGCAAGTGTCGCGATCCTTCTTCAGCTGATTAAACAGCTGAAAGCCGATAACACTGAGCTGCCGTACACAACCCATTTCCTCATCTCAAATAATGAAGAAATCGGCTATGGCGGCAATTCCAATATCACACCGGAAACGGCCGAATATCTGGCTGTGGATATGGGGGCGATGGGTGATGGCCAATCCACTGATGAATATACGGTATCCATTTGTGTGAAGGATGCGAGCGGCCCTTATCACTACGAATTAAGAAAGCGTCTCGTGCAGCTTGCCGAGGAAAATGGAATCGAGTACAAACTGGATATTTACCCATTTTACGGTTCTGATGCATCAGCAGCCATCCGTTCCGGCCATGATATCGTACACGGCTTAATTGGCCCTGGAATTGATTCATCACATGCCTTTGAGCGTACACATGAGGATTCAATTGAGAATACGGCCAAACTGCTGTATCACTATGTACAGTCCGAGATGATCATTTAG
- a CDS encoding M15 family metallopeptidase produces MLFRQLRKFLVFLLVLAASGLLIYQYIHFVEETDLPDVPPPTALHPVVADKKEELIAEAAEKGINVVITQDFRSIEEQDALYEKGRTAEGNIVTHAKGGESYHNFGLAIDFALMSVDGQVIWDMKYDGNGNSRADWMEVVEIAKDLGFEWGGDWTEFKDYPHLQMDFGLSIWELQRGKRPPEAE; encoded by the coding sequence TTGCTTTTTAGACAACTAAGAAAATTTCTTGTTTTTTTATTAGTCCTTGCAGCTTCCGGACTTTTAATCTATCAATATATTCATTTTGTAGAAGAAACTGACTTACCAGATGTGCCTCCGCCAACAGCCCTTCACCCTGTGGTTGCAGATAAGAAAGAGGAGCTGATTGCCGAGGCTGCTGAAAAGGGTATTAATGTAGTCATCACCCAGGATTTCAGAAGCATTGAAGAACAGGATGCTTTATATGAAAAAGGCCGTACTGCTGAGGGAAACATTGTTACACATGCAAAAGGGGGGGAGTCCTACCATAATTTTGGCCTGGCAATTGATTTCGCACTTATGTCCGTAGATGGCCAGGTGATCTGGGATATGAAATATGATGGCAATGGCAACAGCAGGGCAGATTGGATGGAGGTCGTTGAGATTGCAAAGGACCTAGGTTTTGAATGGGGAGGGGATTGGACAGAATTCAAGGACTATCCTCATCTTCAAATGGATTTCGGTCTTTCTATCTGGGAGCTGCAGAGAGGGAAGAGGCCGCCTGAAGCCGAATGA
- a CDS encoding CsbD family protein: protein MNRDQTNGNADQLKGELKKQYGKLTNNESKEAEGNMDKVKGQAQEKWGDAKEALSKTFNDRRD from the coding sequence ATGAATAGAGATCAGACAAATGGCAATGCAGATCAATTAAAAGGCGAACTAAAAAAACAATACGGCAAATTGACCAATAATGAATCCAAAGAAGCTGAAGGAAATATGGATAAAGTAAAAGGACAGGCCCAGGAAAAGTGGGGAGATGCAAAAGAAGCACTGTCAAAGACTTTCAATGATCGAAGAGATTAA
- a CDS encoding LysM peptidoglycan-binding domain-containing protein: protein MAATAGFLITPFNGEASAHENKYIVQTGDTLWEISRSNNLSVEELKKWNSISGSTIYKGQAMTLLAPHRHDTASGGANSSAVSYTVKSGDTLWGIARTNGVSVSSLKSLNGISGDMIYPGQKLKVKGSVQSAAPSAPISTGTYTIQRGDTLSGIASRHNLSVSQLKAMNSLSSDLIYAGQTLKISGSATSKPAESQVAAQSTSKVNELISEAKKYIGSPYEWAGSTPAGFDCSGYLNYVYSNVGISIPRTVASIWDATKHVASPKVGDLVFFETYKSGPSHAGIYLGNYKFIHAGSSRGVEISDMNNSYWKPRYLGAKTTF from the coding sequence ATGGCTGCGACAGCTGGTTTTTTGATTACACCGTTCAATGGAGAAGCAAGTGCTCATGAAAATAAATATATTGTTCAGACTGGTGACACATTATGGGAAATCTCTCGCTCTAATAATCTTTCAGTAGAAGAGTTAAAGAAATGGAATAGTATATCCGGATCGACAATATATAAAGGACAAGCTATGACTTTGCTGGCACCGCATAGACATGACACTGCATCAGGGGGGGCTAATAGCAGTGCAGTCAGCTACACAGTGAAATCTGGCGATACTTTATGGGGAATTGCAAGAACAAACGGCGTTTCCGTCAGTTCTTTAAAGAGTCTTAACGGAATCAGCGGTGATATGATTTATCCAGGCCAAAAGCTAAAAGTGAAAGGTTCTGTTCAAAGTGCTGCACCCTCTGCTCCTATAAGCACTGGAACTTATACCATCCAAAGAGGGGATACTCTTTCCGGGATTGCATCTCGCCATAACTTATCGGTTTCACAACTAAAGGCAATGAACAGTCTATCTTCTGACTTAATTTATGCTGGCCAAACTCTGAAGATATCCGGTTCGGCAACAAGCAAGCCGGCAGAATCACAGGTTGCAGCCCAATCGACGTCAAAGGTGAATGAACTCATTTCTGAGGCAAAGAAATACATCGGTTCACCTTATGAATGGGCAGGCAGCACACCTGCTGGATTTGACTGCAGCGGCTACCTGAACTATGTATATAGTAATGTGGGAATCTCTATTCCTCGTACAGTAGCATCCATTTGGGATGCCACAAAACATGTTGCATCACCAAAAGTTGGAGATTTGGTTTTCTTTGAAACTTACAAGTCCGGACCATCCCATGCGGGAATCTATCTTGGCAATTACAAGTTTATTCATGCTGGATCGTCACGCGGAGTTGAAATTAGCGACATGAATAATTCATATTGGAAGCCTCGTTATTTAGGGGCTAAAACAACTTTCTAA